The Thalassotalea agarivorans region CTGTCAACTTTTGCTTAGCTTGAAAAAGATCATTGTCACGCTTGTTTTGCAGTACTACTAAATCTTCAATTTGCGCTTGCGTTTTTGTTAAGCGCGCCTGATGACTATCACTTTTCTCTTGAAACTGTTGCCAACGCAAAACTGCTAATTCGGCCTTAAACTTGCGTTCATCAAACTTAAGTTTTTTAAAGCGTTTTGCAGCTTCTGATTGTTGATGCAATTTGTCGATTTGAATGGCAAGTTCGGCTCGTATATCTGACAAACGTTCAAGGTTTTCTCGTGTGTGGCGAATACGGTTTTCGGTATCACGGCGGCGTTCTTTGTATTTGGAGATACCCGCTGCTTCTTCAATGAAAATACGAAGCTCTTGTGGTTTCGATTCGATCAATCGCGAAATCATGCCTTGTTCAATAATGGCATAACTTCGTGGACCTAGTCCTGTACCTAAAAAGATATCAGTAATATCTTTACGGCGGCATTTAGCACCATTAAGGAAATAGGTATTAGTAGCGTCTCTTGTGACAACGCGGCGGATGGATATTTCGTTACGTTCAGCAACTTTACCGGCTAAGGAATCTTGTAAGTGGCCTGCTACGTCTTCAAAAACAAGTTCTACACTAGCTTGACCGACGGGTTTGCGCGAAGCGGCACCGTTAAATATGACGTCGGTCATGGCATCACCGCGCAAATTCTTTGCACTACTCTCGCCTAGCACCCAACGCACTGCATCGATGATATTTGATTTACCACAACCATTAGGACCCACTACCGCTGTCATTTGTTGTTCAAATGGCACCTTAGTCGGATCGACAAATGATTTAAAGCCCGCAAGCTTAATATGCTTTAATCGCATTAAATGATAAACCTTTGATATTTATTATAATTTTAATAATAGCAAGGTGAAACAAAGCTACCGAATAAAGCTTGCACTTTCACCCTTGTAGACAACTTTACCACGAAAAAAAATACTTTGTAACAGCTCAATACTGTTCATTCATCAATTAGCTCTTTATACTGCTTTGACTGATGTAATAACACGCAATTTTATAAAATAATTATGCAACAAAATTACCGAACGGATATTGATGCAAGTGGTGCAAACTACTTCATGAAAGGTTTTGAATTAATTCGCTTAAAAGGCATTAGGCGTTTCGTATTTATTCCCCTAATCGTCAACCTTTTATTTTTTAGTCTCGCGTTTTACTACATCTATTTGCAGCTTGATGTTTACATTGCAAAACTTGATAGCTTTATCCCCGATTGGCTCGACTTTATTCATTACATAATCTGGCCGGTCGCCCTGATCGCTATCCTGATTTCCTTTACCTTTATCTTTAGCGCAGTAGCCAATTGGATTGCTGCGCCTTTTAACGGTTTGCTTGCTGAAAAAATGGAAGCAATGTTAACGGGTGAGCCTGCACCAAACACTGGATTTACTGCCGTTTTAAAAGATATTCCAAGAACGCTGTCACGTGAATGGACCAAGTTTATCTACTATTTACCACGTGCTATTGGTTTCTTTTTACTGTATTGGTTTGTTCCCGTGATCGGGCAAGTGCTGTGGTTTTTGTTTTTAGCATGGATGATGGCTATACAATATAAAGATTACCCTTTCGACAACCACAAAGTACCTTTTTTCGAAATGCGACGTATGTTGAAAGAAAACAAAGGCACTAGTTATAGTTTTGGTGTTACCGCGGCAATCTTTTCAATGATCCCTATTATCAACTTAATAGTAATGCCGGTAGCTATTTGTGGCGCAACCGCACTTTGGGTTGACCGCTATAAACAGTATTACGATTAAAGCTTGCTCTCTTTTAAAGGTTTTCTATCGCTACAGCCCTGATAGCTTGCTTGGTTTGTAATGAAATAGGTAAAATTTCGTAGTTTGTTCGATAAGTACTTCATATCTATTAGAATTAGGTTTATATTGTTAGCTGTGTATTAGCCAAAATGCACGTCGGATTAAAAAAATAAAGCGAGCATACATGGAGAACGCTGAAATGAACCTTTTTAAATCGCTCAAACTCGTAGTTGTATTTTGTGCAAGTATGGTTTCCTTTAGCACCTTAGCGAATGATCATGCTATTAGCATTGCCAAACTAGACGATGCGCAAGTCTTTGCTGAATATACAGACGAATTACCGGCTGTACTTAATTTCTATACAAGTGCAGACAAAGACACAGTGCTTGAGTTTTACCAAACGCAATATGGTGAAGCGATAAAGCAAGAAAGAAAGTATGACAGGCTAGTTGTCAATTATGCTGTCAGTGGCCAAGCGATTCGCCTAGTGCTATCTAAACAAGATGACAAAACACAAGTAGATATCATTGTAGAAGAAGGTGATGTGATTGAAGCTGAGACTGAAGAAGTCGCAGAAAATCCAGAAGAAGAAATTCAACCTTAATACATTCGATTTTCGAAAAGGCCTGCTTAATGCAGGCTTTTTTGTTTAAACCTAATAATCATGCAACAGCAGTGGTAACAAACCTTAATTAACAGCCAATTAACAACTCGTTAAAATTTCTGATAAACTCTGTTATATAACAACAAATTAACGGAGTTAGACAATGCCCAAAGGGACTTTACTCTTAGCGGTTGCTTTCTACTTAACCTGCGCTAGTAGCCAAGCCTCTCAGTTGGTGCTGCCGGCGCCTTCGTTAATTTTGATTGAACAAACACAAACACCAACAGACGACACTGACCCAAAAAAACAAACGCCACCACAGAGCACTGACGTTCAAGCCGAAGAAAAGCAAACAGAAGCGCAAATTCAAGAACAAGAAGATGCTGAACCTGTAGAGAAACCTCAGGCTTTAGATGCCACCTCTGAGGCGCTAGATTCTCTTAAACAAACGCAAGAAAAAGATAGCAGCGGTTTAAAATCGGCAAGCGCCACACAAGAAGATATTGAGTTCGTGTCAGACGGTCAGCTACACGCCTTTGAAGAGGAGTTTGATCAGCTCTATGACAAGGTAGTCGCATTAAGTCGAAGCCCAGAAGACTATAGCGAACTGTATTCACGTATACGCCCGGTTATTTTGGAAAAAACTGCCAAGCTCAAAGCACAATTAGCATCCTCTCCCAATCTTACCTTGATGGCGCAAGTCAACAATTATGAAACCTTTCAACAATTGGTTTATCAGTATGCTGAATTAAAGAACTACTTTTTATTGCGTCAGAATTTATTCTCAGAGGCTACTGATGCATTTGTAAAACTGCATACCAGCACCAAACTTAATGGATTTAAAGAAGCGGAACTCGAATTTAACTACATGTCGCTGCAAGCTATGGTGATGTATGAAGCGGCTAAACAACGTACGTTAGAGTTGCCAACGCGAGCGATAGAAGCACCTCTGGGGCTAGTCACCACATTCGTCACCTTCTTTTTAGCGGTTTTTGTCTTTATTTATTGGCGCAAATGGGCAAAACAAGGCTTGCCAGATTTTAGAAATAAAACGCTATCTCAGCCTCCTCGCACAGGGTTAAAACAGCAACTTATCAAGTTCACATGGTATTTAGAACAAACAAAAACGCCGATTGAATGGTATTTACTGCTCACTTTTTTACTTAATAATATCGATTTCCTACAAATGCCGCTGCTGAGTGACATTCTGCAATCAAGCGTGTTCTGGCTTTGTACGACGGTGTTTGCGTTTAAGTTACTCAATAAGATTATTGAACGTAGTAGGCAAGGTGTACTTAATGAGCTCAGTAAAAAACAATCGGTGTCTGTTAAACTGCTGTTGTGGTGGGCAGGTCTATTTTTATTAACCACTGAGCTATCGGCGCTGTTTGTTTCGCATGGTGCACTACTAAGTTGGCTGACTACCGGCTTTATCTACGCAATCGTGCCTATTTATATTTTCATCATCTATCAATGGCGTAGTGATGCCTTTGAGTTTATCGAAAAAGACCGAGACTGTGCACCGCAGATCAAATCTCTTGCTGCTCATAAAAAGGGCTTCAGAGGATTTATCGTTGCCAACATATGCATTGCTTATGTGATTTATTTCATCGTATCCAAAACAGTACTGAAAATGCTGTCTCGCCTAGAGTCAGGCCGCAGGTTAACTACAGAGCTCTATCGCAAGCGACTAACTGAAGACAATAAAGCCTTTATTGATTCGCTTAAAGAACCAGAGCTTGTGAGCGATGAAATTAAAGACATCTTTGTTAAAGGTACCCGTTATATTGATAAAGAAGTGCTTGCCTACAGCCAAGATAAAATATCGTCTATGCTTGCCCTTAATGAGAAAAGCCATGTAGCGATAATAGGTGAACGCGGTATCGGCAAAACCACATTGCTCAATGAAATCGCCAAAAGCCAACCACAGGCACTGCAAATTAACTGCTCGGAAGAATTTGACGATGTCATCGCTCAGCTTGCCACTTTACTGAATATTGACGCTGAAACGGTCAAGACAGAACACATTGCAAAAGCGCTCGAAGAACAAGAAATTCAACTCATATTGATGGACAATTGTCATCATTTGGCTACGGCAACACCTGGAGGGCAAAGAGAACTTAAACGCCTCTATGGCCTCATTAATGAATTAAAAGGTTTATGCCTTTGGGTATTGAGTTTTGAACAAAACGCTTGGCAACTAATTAGTGCGCTTAACATTGCCACCGGCTTTTTCAGTCAAAAAATATCGCTTGGACACTGGAGCGAAGATCAAATCGCTAAATTGTTGTCAGCAAGGGCGCAAGAGGCGGAGCTTCCGATACAATACAACCATTTGCACATTCCTAGGCAGATTGCCGATGTCGAACAACAAAGCCTAGAAAAGCGCAATAAAGCGGGCGTATTTCGCATACTTTGGGGCTACGCAGATGGTAACCCTGCTATCGCATTAAGAAGCTTTGCAAAGTCAATTTACAAAAGCGAAGAGCAATACTATGCAACGCTGCCGATTGCGCAAAATATCCATGTTATTGAAAGTTTTGATATTAACACCCTGCTAGTGTTGCGTGTTATTTGTCAGTTTGGGCGTGTAAGTACCGCTGACATTGTTAATAACTTGCGCCTGCATGGGCTGGTTGTTAATTCTGCTATCGCCACCTGCATGGCGCAAGGCATTATTGAGTTGGTTAATGGCAGATACCAAGTGAGTTGGAATTGGTATCGTGTAGTCGCGCGCTATCTTGCACGTCAAAACTTATTGTCTAGCTAAGGAGATACTTAATGAATACTCGACCTATGTTATTTATCGCCCTAGCCTGCTTTTCCAATGTCGCAGTTGCTCAAGAGTCAAAAGAATTGCAAGTGATTACTACCTTGGCTGAAATGATTAAACCGGGTGGTATCTTTCTATCTATTATTTTAATCACCCTTGTTTGGGGTGTGCTAAAAGTCGTTAAAACAGTGGTTAATGACCTAAGCGAAGTATTCGCCGAGCGACGCATGTTATTGCAAAAAGCATTAGTGTTTTTTCAGTTCATTGCTTACTTTTTTACTATTACCACGTGCGTTCTATTAAGTTTCGAATTTAGTAAAGAACTACTGGCAATACTAGGTGGTACTGTAGCTGTGGCTGTTGGTTTTGCGTTGAAGGATATTGCCGCTTCTATTGTCGCCGGTATTATCATCATGTTTGACCGTCCTTTCCAAGTAGGTGACCGTGTGCTGTTTGGTGGTGAGTATGGCGATATATTGGCGATAGGATTACGCTCTGTAAAAATGAATACCTTGGATGACAACGTAGTTACCATCCCTAATAATAAATTTCTCAGCGATTTAACATCTTGTGGTAACTATGGCGAGCTTGATATGCAAGTTGCCATCAGTTTTTACATTGGCATCGATCAAGACTTGAGTGAAGCGCAGAATGTCATACGAGAATCAGCGGCACTAAGTAAGTTTGTTTACTTGAAAAAGCCGATTAACGTGTTGATTACGCAAACGATTACCAACAACTTTATCTGCTACAAACTCACGCTAAAGGTTTATGTTCTAGATACAAAATATGAAAAACAACTCGAAACGGACATTACCATTCGTGTTAACGAACAATTTAGAAAGCTGGGAATTTTGCCGCCAGTAATGCACTTCCAGCCCAATCCAGAAGCAGAAGCTGTGGTAACAAAGTAACGCTAGTCACTTTGTTACCTATGTTGTTTATTTAGCATCACCCATCGCAAGCCCTTCTCGTCTTGGATCGGCGCCACCAATTAACTGCCCTTCTTTAATTTGAATCACATGGATACCTGAGTTTAAATCTCTGACAGAGATTTTGTGTCCCATCGCCTCTAAAGCAGGTTTCAATTGTTCGAGTGATGTGCCTTTTTCAAGCGTTGTTTGCCTATTACGATTGGTAATACGCGGCAAATTAACCGCTTGTTGCGGAGATAAATTATGATCGACCATGGCGCTAATGGTTTGTGCCACATAGTTAATAATTCGGCTACCACCTGGCGAGCCCACCAATATCGCTAACTTACCCTCTTTAAATAGCATCATTGGCGCCATTGAACTGCGCGGACGTTTGTTTGCTTGTACTCGATTAGCAATCAATTGGCCGTCACTAGTGCGTGGCGATAAAGAAAAATCCGTTAACTGATTATTTAGCAAAAAGCCGTTAACCATAACCGCACTACCGAAACCCATTTCAATACTAGCAGTCATCGACACTGCATTACCGTCTTTATCGACGATAGAAAAATGCGTGGTTGAAGGCAAATTGTAGTCTTGTGCAGTTAGGCGAGTTAATCCATCAAAACTGCCAGGTTTGGCTAGTCCCATGTCTTTTTTAGGATTTATCAAAGTGGCGCGCTCGGCTAAATAATCGTCTGCAATCATTTGCTTTGTCGGCACTTTAACAAAGTCGCTATCGGCAACATAAGTATCTCTATCAGCAAAAGCTAAGCGGGAGCTTTGTGTGAATAAATGAAGTGATTCAATACTTGTTGGCGAGTATTTGGCCATGTCGAAACTATTCAAAATACCTAGTTGTTGCAATACAGCCAGTCCGCCTGAGCTAGGTGGCGCCATACCACAAACATTGTAGGTTCTGTAAGGCGCGCATATTGCGTCTCTCACCTTTGGTTGATAAGCCTTCATGTCCTCCATAGATAATGTACCCGGAGACGCTTGTGCATTGTTCACCGCATTAACAATATCTTGTGCAATCCAACCTTCATAAAACGGAGTAATGCCCTCATCGGCAACAGCCTTTAGCACTTTCGCTAGTGGTTTGTTTACTAGGATATCCCCTGCTTTTAGTGGTTTTCCGTCTGGATAAAAGTAAGCTTTTGCAGCAGGCAATTGTGCAATACCCGGATTGAATTTCAGTGTGACTAGCTTTTCAAGCCTTGGCGACACCACAAAACCATTTTCGGCCAATTCAATTGCATCGGAAAATAATGTTTTCCATGGTAATTTACCATGCTTTTCATGCGCCATTTTCATCATTGCGAGCACACTTGGTACACCGACACTATGGCCACCAACAACCGCTTCAATCCATCGCATTGGTTTGCCGTCATCTGATAAAAACAATCTTTCATCAACACTGGCAGGTGCAGTTTCTCGGCCATCATAAGTTGTTAGCTTTTGCTCATTCGCTTGCCAATAAAGCATAAAAGCGCCACCACCAATGCCTGATGATTGCGGCTCCACAAGTGTAAGCACTAATTGTACTGCTATTGCTGCATCAACAGCACTGCCCCCTTGACGAAGCATATTAATGCCCGCTTTAGTTGCATAAGGATTAGCTGCCACCACCATGTAATTAGTTGCTAAAACATCATTGTTTTCACTCAGTCCTGTCGCAGCTTCAGGCTCTCTATCTTCGCGCACAGTGGTTTTATCTTTTGCCTCACAGGCAACCATTTGGCTAAGCAATAGAGTCAGCAGCGCTATTTTCTTTATCATGTTAGATCACTTCTTGTGGTGTGCGGCTGGCACATGGGTTAAATGCATTTGGTTAAATTTATCAAAATTATCGAGCAAAGGTTGATATTTTTTTGTCTGGTTTTCCAATAGGCCTAATGCATGTGACGTTGCCTCTAACGTAGACAAGGCATTTTCTTTACTGGTGCGACGAATCGCGTACTTTGATTCAATACCCGCTGGTAAAGAGACTTGTTTAAGCGCCTTCAAAACTGGTGTGCTTTGGTAAATTTTATACGCTTTCTTCCAGGTACCATCTAAAACGACAAGACCATCGATAACAAGATTACCATCAGCAGTTTGGGCATTTTCGCCTGGATACAACAATGCTGCACTCGGATGTGATTGCAACCATTGCTTTAGCGCTTGATTATTCTCAAATGAATCTCCGCTTAACACAATGCAGTTTGAAAGCGAATGCGATAGCAAGGTCACCGACCCCTTTGATTGTTTTACTTCGCTCGAATGTTGCAGCACCAACACGTCAATATCATTGGCGATATCGCAAAAAAGCGCACAAATGCAGGCTGTCTTCGGCCGCTGGCAGTTTGTACATATTTCTCGAGGCATAATTCAGGGTAACTGTTACACAGGCAATATAGCTAGTTTAAGCGATTGAAAGCGCAAAGGCATTTACTTTTATAGCTAAGTTGCTACAGTGGCAATCAGTTCAGGGGACATCTGCCAATGTCTTATCAGTTGACGTCTAAGGATATATTTTGTTTACGTTTTCCTTAAAACAATGGCCATTAAAAAAACAACAATGTTTACCACCCATTGCAATTGCGGTTATCGCGCTTTGCTTTTGGATGTTCGAAAGCGCGCTGTATCAAGACTTAGTTTGGGATCGACAAAGTATCTCGCTAGGTGAATATTGGCGTCTTGTTACCGGACATTTTTTTCATTCAAATACCATACATTTGTTATTGAATTTAGGCGCGCTAGCACTGCTTTGGGCCCTGCAGGGCAATCACTATACCGCTAAGCAATACTTTACTTTGGTCTTTGTAAGCGCGCTTGTAATTGGCATATTGATGTTCTATTTTTCACCATCGATACAACGTTACGTTGGGCTGTCGGGTATTTTACATGGTATTTTTGTCTACGGCGCGATAATGGATATTAAAGCGCGCATTGCAAATGGCAAATTACTGTTTGTGTGTTTGTGGATTAAAATAGCATACGAACAATTTTCCGAACCCAATAAAGCACTGGCTAATCTGATCGAAGCCAATGTTGCCATAGATGCACATTTGTTCGGCGCTATTGTAGGTACTATATTCACCTTGGTTTACCTCGCCTTAATCCACGCAAAAAAGCAAAACAAATAGCATTTGTAGTCAATCTATATATTAAAAAAGGCGCCTAAGCGCCTTTTTTTTACAATGTTTCTTCAAACAATTTGTATATTCTTCGATATTCATCCAACCAACTACTTGGTTGCACAAAGCCATGAGGTTCAACAGGATAAATCGCTGTTTCAAAATCTTGTTTTTCCAGTTCAATTAATCGTTGAACTAGGCGCACAGTATCTTGGAAGAATACATTGTCATCAATCATTGGTGCGTTGATAAGCAACGGTTTTTCCAACCCTTCTGCAAAGTAGATAGGTGAACTGCGCTCGTAAGCGATTGCGTCATCACCCGGCGTATTTAAGATATTCGAAGTATAACCGTGATTGTAGTATGCCCAATCTGATACTAATCTAAGTGCAGCACCGGACTGGAACAAATCTGGCTGGGTAAACATACTCATCAAGGTTAAAAAACCACCATAAGAGCCGCCATAGGTGCCTATGCGCTGACGATCTACATTGGCATTGTCTACCAACCAATTGACGCCATCTCGCATGTCTTCCACTTCAGGTTTACCCATATGGCGATAAATAGCTGTGCGCCAATCTCTGCCATACCCTTTTGAGGCCCTGTAATCCATATCAATAACTACGTAGCCTTGCTGCGCAAGCATAGAATGGAACATAAACTCTCTAAAGTAACCAGACCAACCTAAGTGAGAATTTTGTAAATAACCTGCGCCATGCGAAAACATAACTGCTCTGTGTTTTTGTCCGTCTGATGTCGTTGGACGGTACACACGCGAATAGATCGGCTCAGCTTGGTTTGAAGACGGCACTGCAACTACCTCAGGTGCTACCCAAGGCATACTTAAAAACGCTTCGCTAACAGTAAATGTCATGCGTGTTGCTTCTGCATCAGCTGTTGCGTCTTGAACATATAATTCAGGCGGCATTGTGACTGTCGAATGCTCGATCAGTAACCTAGTTTCGTCTGGACTTAATGCGTAGCTGTTATTTCCACCTAATTGTGTGATTGCTTCGACCGCAGCTGAAGACACATCAACACGATAGACTTCATAAATGCCTGGATGTGTTTTGTTACCTTTAAAGTAAAACGCCTGCTCGTCATGCGTTAGCGTTAAATCGCTAACTTCATATTTACCTGAAGTTAGCTGACGTGCTTTGCCCGATAAAGGTTTTATATACAAATGCGAATAGCCACTTTCTTCAGAAAGATAAAATAAACTATTTGATTGATTTAACCAGCCAAACTCATTGAATGTCCAGTTTATCCATGCATCGTCATGTAATCGGTGTTGCGATACTAAGCTAGGGTTTTCAAAATTAACCGTTGCTAACCAACGATCTTTGTTATCCCAAGCTTCAAGCAATACAGCGACTTGTTCACCATTTTTTGACCATTTAATAGGTCGACTTGCCGACATCACGTGAATGTTGCGAGGCGACTTTTCACTGCTGTAAGTTTTGCCTGCTCGGGCATAGTTTTCTTTTCGTACAGAAGCAAGCACGTCTTCGTCAAAAC contains the following coding sequences:
- the cysZ gene encoding sulfate transporter CysZ, which translates into the protein MQQNYRTDIDASGANYFMKGFELIRLKGIRRFVFIPLIVNLLFFSLAFYYIYLQLDVYIAKLDSFIPDWLDFIHYIIWPVALIAILISFTFIFSAVANWIAAPFNGLLAEKMEAMLTGEPAPNTGFTAVLKDIPRTLSREWTKFIYYLPRAIGFFLLYWFVPVIGQVLWFLFLAWMMAIQYKDYPFDNHKVPFFEMRRMLKENKGTSYSFGVTAAIFSMIPIINLIVMPVAICGATALWVDRYKQYYD
- a CDS encoding ATP-binding protein encodes the protein MPKGTLLLAVAFYLTCASSQASQLVLPAPSLILIEQTQTPTDDTDPKKQTPPQSTDVQAEEKQTEAQIQEQEDAEPVEKPQALDATSEALDSLKQTQEKDSSGLKSASATQEDIEFVSDGQLHAFEEEFDQLYDKVVALSRSPEDYSELYSRIRPVILEKTAKLKAQLASSPNLTLMAQVNNYETFQQLVYQYAELKNYFLLRQNLFSEATDAFVKLHTSTKLNGFKEAELEFNYMSLQAMVMYEAAKQRTLELPTRAIEAPLGLVTTFVTFFLAVFVFIYWRKWAKQGLPDFRNKTLSQPPRTGLKQQLIKFTWYLEQTKTPIEWYLLLTFLLNNIDFLQMPLLSDILQSSVFWLCTTVFAFKLLNKIIERSRQGVLNELSKKQSVSVKLLLWWAGLFLLTTELSALFVSHGALLSWLTTGFIYAIVPIYIFIIYQWRSDAFEFIEKDRDCAPQIKSLAAHKKGFRGFIVANICIAYVIYFIVSKTVLKMLSRLESGRRLTTELYRKRLTEDNKAFIDSLKEPELVSDEIKDIFVKGTRYIDKEVLAYSQDKISSMLALNEKSHVAIIGERGIGKTTLLNEIAKSQPQALQINCSEEFDDVIAQLATLLNIDAETVKTEHIAKALEEQEIQLILMDNCHHLATATPGGQRELKRLYGLINELKGLCLWVLSFEQNAWQLISALNIATGFFSQKISLGHWSEDQIAKLLSARAQEAELPIQYNHLHIPRQIADVEQQSLEKRNKAGVFRILWGYADGNPAIALRSFAKSIYKSEEQYYATLPIAQNIHVIESFDINTLLVLRVICQFGRVSTADIVNNLRLHGLVVNSAIATCMAQGIIELVNGRYQVSWNWYRVVARYLARQNLLSS
- a CDS encoding mechanosensitive ion channel family protein → MNTRPMLFIALACFSNVAVAQESKELQVITTLAEMIKPGGIFLSIILITLVWGVLKVVKTVVNDLSEVFAERRMLLQKALVFFQFIAYFFTITTCVLLSFEFSKELLAILGGTVAVAVGFALKDIAASIVAGIIIMFDRPFQVGDRVLFGGEYGDILAIGLRSVKMNTLDDNVVTIPNNKFLSDLTSCGNYGELDMQVAISFYIGIDQDLSEAQNVIRESAALSKFVYLKKPINVLITQTITNNFICYKLTLKVYVLDTKYEKQLETDITIRVNEQFRKLGILPPVMHFQPNPEAEAVVTK
- the ggt gene encoding gamma-glutamyltransferase — its product is MIKKIALLTLLLSQMVACEAKDKTTVREDREPEAATGLSENNDVLATNYMVVAANPYATKAGINMLRQGGSAVDAAIAVQLVLTLVEPQSSGIGGGAFMLYWQANEQKLTTYDGRETAPASVDERLFLSDDGKPMRWIEAVVGGHSVGVPSVLAMMKMAHEKHGKLPWKTLFSDAIELAENGFVVSPRLEKLVTLKFNPGIAQLPAAKAYFYPDGKPLKAGDILVNKPLAKVLKAVADEGITPFYEGWIAQDIVNAVNNAQASPGTLSMEDMKAYQPKVRDAICAPYRTYNVCGMAPPSSGGLAVLQQLGILNSFDMAKYSPTSIESLHLFTQSSRLAFADRDTYVADSDFVKVPTKQMIADDYLAERATLINPKKDMGLAKPGSFDGLTRLTAQDYNLPSTTHFSIVDKDGNAVSMTASIEMGFGSAVMVNGFLLNNQLTDFSLSPRTSDGQLIANRVQANKRPRSSMAPMMLFKEGKLAILVGSPGGSRIINYVAQTISAMVDHNLSPQQAVNLPRITNRNRQTTLEKGTSLEQLKPALEAMGHKISVRDLNSGIHVIQIKEGQLIGGADPRREGLAMGDAK
- a CDS encoding tRNA-uridine aminocarboxypropyltransferase, which encodes MPREICTNCQRPKTACICALFCDIANDIDVLVLQHSSEVKQSKGSVTLLSHSLSNCIVLSGDSFENNQALKQWLQSHPSAALLYPGENAQTADGNLVIDGLVVLDGTWKKAYKIYQSTPVLKALKQVSLPAGIESKYAIRRTSKENALSTLEATSHALGLLENQTKKYQPLLDNFDKFNQMHLTHVPAAHHKK
- the rrtA gene encoding rhombosortase, with product MFTFSLKQWPLKKQQCLPPIAIAVIALCFWMFESALYQDLVWDRQSISLGEYWRLVTGHFFHSNTIHLLLNLGALALLWALQGNHYTAKQYFTLVFVSALVIGILMFYFSPSIQRYVGLSGILHGIFVYGAIMDIKARIANGKLLFVCLWIKIAYEQFSEPNKALANLIEANVAIDAHLFGAIVGTIFTLVYLALIHAKKQNK
- a CDS encoding S9 family peptidase; translation: MKKHFLVATIALTVAACANTVAPTQTSAQPAPAVVKGEQAAGHASDTTITLEKIMSDPDWIARSPQSWYWGANSETVYFQQKREGNPVTDLFSVNIAGEPATNQVPLNQLHQVNDRYAVKHESGRKAVYTYKGNVFIKSLPSGNVKQLTHTSVRESQAMFLNDGRVAYRAGNAFFAHDINTGQVQELANLKMAAAPSDIQEPDSYLAKEQHKLIDYIALQHRNAKLQEKQNQAIKSENDTITDNAFYFGKGNRVSHASLSPNGDKLIVSISVAKSSRKNTDIMPNYVTNDGDIHAERVRARVAENREYSQSLYLVDLKSGNLSKLKYDTLPGFDEDVLASVRKENYARAGKTYSSEKSPRNIHVMSASRPIKWSKNGEQVAVLLEAWDNKDRWLATVNFENPSLVSQHRLHDDAWINWTFNEFGWLNQSNSLFYLSEESGYSHLYIKPLSGKARQLTSGKYEVSDLTLTHDEQAFYFKGNKTHPGIYEVYRVDVSSAAVEAITQLGGNNSYALSPDETRLLIEHSTVTMPPELYVQDATADAEATRMTFTVSEAFLSMPWVAPEVVAVPSSNQAEPIYSRVYRPTTSDGQKHRAVMFSHGAGYLQNSHLGWSGYFREFMFHSMLAQQGYVVIDMDYRASKGYGRDWRTAIYRHMGKPEVEDMRDGVNWLVDNANVDRQRIGTYGGSYGGFLTLMSMFTQPDLFQSGAALRLVSDWAYYNHGYTSNILNTPGDDAIAYERSSPIYFAEGLEKPLLINAPMIDDNVFFQDTVRLVQRLIELEKQDFETAIYPVEPHGFVQPSSWLDEYRRIYKLFEETL